A stretch of Lysinibacillus agricola DNA encodes these proteins:
- a CDS encoding VOC family protein, producing the protein MNRLNLITLGVKDMVESLRFYREGLGFEVIVYGEETNPDVIFFNNGGTKISLFPIDRLVKDINEANPPAIDNGFNGITLAYNGKSKEEVDQVFDLAKKAGAKIVKEPETVFWGGYSGYFQDPNGYYWEVAYGDMWQFDDNDMLIITNN; encoded by the coding sequence ATGAATCGTTTAAATTTAATTACGTTGGGTGTAAAAGATATGGTCGAGTCTCTTAGATTTTATCGAGAGGGTCTGGGATTTGAAGTAATTGTTTATGGTGAGGAAACAAATCCAGATGTTATTTTCTTTAATAATGGAGGAACAAAAATCTCACTGTTTCCGATTGACCGTCTAGTAAAAGATATTAACGAAGCAAATCCACCTGCTATCGACAATGGCTTTAACGGGATTACACTTGCTTATAACGGAAAGTCGAAAGAGGAAGTTGATCAAGTGTTTGATTTGGCTAAAAAGGCGGGGGCGAAAATCGTCAAGGAGCCAGAAACTGTATTCTGGGGTGGCTATAGTGGCTATTTCCAAGATCCAAACGGCTACTATTGGGAAGTTGCTTATGGCGATATGTGGCAGTTCGATGATAATGATATGTTGATCATTACAAATAACTGA